Proteins encoded within one genomic window of Mya arenaria isolate MELC-2E11 chromosome 13, ASM2691426v1:
- the LOC128214910 gene encoding neuromedin-U receptor 2-like, translating to MSRMPPPGCAPYEEYPDPYSETVKYLWKIIPLVVVIIGLCGNILTVIILLRQRRKTSSTALFLFTLAISDTITLLSSPIRNWLLRGIEEKDVRNMSELGCKFSNFFTYASVQFSSWILVGVTCERLISVVWPHRVRLGCTPRAAIVTIFALLIPILGLNAHMFYGHGNSSLVPRDGPCEPLYIGYSKFWDKYWPWIDFAVAYAVPFLFLAVSNTVIIYKMHKTHRQRRRISSVGKHGVDNSARDKKLVTIVLVILTVSFFICLTPVQIFFIYQPYWRERVFEEYFCQDWKRFAEETGKFQLVFAIVNLLSYINAGFNFFLYVISGSKFRHEVKALFMCTPSGDAVFGSSTSSSARRHLTHATSVQSRLSSQNSLSRSSDDAVKGHNIDVQHAKNCRSEVKTSAPEDVVVDYGVQNKGFDVNDSFNTKL from the coding sequence ATGTCTAGAATGCCACCACCGGGATGTGCTCCGTATGAGGAATACCCTGATCCGTACtctgaaacagtgaaatatttgTGGAAAATTATCCCACTTGTAGTAGTTATCATCGGATTGTGTGGTAACATTTTGACTGTCATCATTCTATTACGACAGAGAAGAAAAACATCGTCGACGGCACTTTTTCTGTTTACATTGGCAATATCAGATACGATCACCCTACTGAGTTCTCCTATACGTAATTGGTTGCTTCGTGGCATAGAAGAAAAAGACGTTCGAAATATGAGTGAACTTGGATGTAAGTTCTCGAACTTTTTTACGTACGCATCTGTGCAGTTTTCGTCGTGGATTCTGGTCGGTGTCACGTGTGAACGGCTCATTAGCGTCGTGTGGCCGCACCGGGTCCGGCTAGGATGCACTCCTCGCGCTGCGATCGTGACCATTTTTGCACTGCTGATTCCCATCCTGGGCCTGAATGCCCATATGTTTTACGGACATGGAAATTCCAGCTTAGTACCACGTGATGGGCCTTGTGAACCATTGTATATAGGGTACTCAAAGTTTTGGGACAAATACTGGCCGTGGATTGATTTTGCAGTTGCATATGCCGTCCCATTCCTTTTTTTGGCTGTGAGCAATACAGTCATCATATACAAAATGCATAAGACACATAGACAGAGACGGCGCATTAGTTCTGTTGGTAAACACGGGGTCGACAACAGTGCCCGAGATAAGAAGCTTGTGACAATTGTTTTGGTCATTTTGACTGTCAGCTTCTTCATCTGTCTGACACCCGTTCAAATCTTCTTTATCTACCAGCCGTATTGGAGGGAGAGAGTATTTGAAGAATACTTTTGTCAAGACTGGAAGCGATTCGCCGAGGAGACAGGGAAGTTTCAGCTCGTTTTCGCCATCGTTAATCTTCTATCTTACATAAATGCAGGGTTTAATTTCTTTCTGTACGTGATAAGTGGCTCCAAGTTCCGACATGAAGTTAAGGCCCTGTTTATGTGTACACCGAGTGGTGACGCCGTTTTTGGTTCGAGTACCTCAAGTAGTGCGCGCAGGCATCTTACACATGCCACATCAGTGCAGAGTAGATTATCATCGCAAAATAGTTTAAGCAGATCAAGTGATGACGCGGTCAAAGGGCATAATATAGACGTTCAACATGCAAAAAACTGTCGTTCAGAGGTAAAAACTTCAGCTCCAGAAGATGTTGTTGTCGATTATGGTGTGCAAAACAAAGGTTTTGATGTGAACGACAGTTTCAATACAAAGCTGTAA